A single window of Sulfurimonas sp. hsl 1-7 DNA harbors:
- a CDS encoding aminotransferase class I/II-fold pyridoxal phosphate-dependent enzyme — MDNFEKYCTQFVQEVGSKEGAISPTITSSASFAYGDCETAEGIFNGSVKKPLYSRVGNPTSAKLESLMAMMDDGVGAVATSSGMGAISLSVMSLLSSGDEVISIGGLFGGTYSFFNETVSRFGIKTHFFDVDELDNIKKAINANTKIIFLESVGNPNMRLPDIKAVAQIANDAGVALIVDNTITPLSIKPLELGADIVVYSTTKIISGNASALGGCAVFRPINEGDDKFKSERYPFMAKFIKGAGKMALVPNAKKRALRDFGMSANAHASYQTMLGLETLALRMPRVVNSVEVIAKELSKNGLAINHPCLESHPHHERYNSDFKNGCGTLLTIDMGSKEKAYQFLNRTKLATITANIGDSRTLALHMASTIYSDFNEDEREFLGITDGLIRVSIGLENPQDIIEDFLNAAR, encoded by the coding sequence ATGGATAACTTTGAAAAATATTGTACTCAGTTTGTTCAAGAGGTTGGCTCTAAAGAAGGGGCAATTTCTCCAACAATAACTTCTTCAGCATCATTTGCATATGGTGATTGTGAGACAGCAGAAGGTATATTTAACGGCAGTGTAAAAAAGCCTTTATATTCTCGTGTCGGCAATCCAACAAGTGCAAAATTAGAATCTTTAATGGCAATGATGGATGATGGAGTGGGTGCAGTAGCTACAAGTTCAGGAATGGGCGCTATCAGTTTAAGTGTTATGAGCTTACTTTCTAGCGGGGATGAAGTTATAAGTATCGGTGGTCTCTTTGGCGGGACATATTCATTCTTCAATGAAACAGTCTCAAGATTTGGGATTAAAACACACTTTTTCGATGTTGATGAATTAGATAATATCAAAAAAGCGATCAATGCAAATACTAAAATCATATTTTTAGAGAGTGTAGGTAATCCAAATATGAGACTGCCGGATATCAAAGCAGTTGCTCAGATCGCAAATGATGCAGGTGTTGCTTTAATTGTTGACAATACAATTACACCCCTTAGTATTAAACCGCTAGAGTTAGGTGCAGACATAGTAGTCTATTCAACAACAAAAATTATCTCTGGAAATGCTTCAGCACTTGGCGGATGTGCAGTTTTCCGTCCAATCAATGAAGGGGATGACAAATTTAAGTCTGAAAGATACCCTTTTATGGCGAAATTTATTAAAGGTGCCGGGAAAATGGCACTTGTACCAAATGCTAAAAAAAGAGCACTTAGAGATTTCGGGATGAGTGCAAATGCACATGCATCGTATCAAACAATGCTAGGCTTAGAAACTTTAGCTCTTAGAATGCCAAGAGTCGTAAATAGTGTAGAGGTTATTGCAAAAGAGTTAAGCAAAAACGGTCTGGCGATCAACCACCCTTGTTTAGAATCTCATCCACATCACGAACGTTATAACAGTGACTTTAAAAACGGGTGTGGAACACTGCTTACTATCGATATGGGTTCAAAAGAAAAAGCATACCAGTTTCTCAATAGAACAAAACTTGCAACTATAACAGCAAATATCGGAGACAGCAGAACTCTCGCTCTTCATATGGCATCTACAATTTATAGTGATTTTAATGAAGATGAGAGAGAATTCCTAGGTATAACAGATGGACTTATCCGTGTCTCTATCGGACTAGAAAATCCACAGGATATCATTGAAGATTTTTTAAACGCAGCAAGGTAA
- the clpS gene encoding ATP-dependent Clp protease adapter ClpS, giving the protein MATDTIYEVSQDLKLQYPKKYKVYLLNDDYTTMDFVIDVLMNIFRKSYEEAQDIMLEVHKKERGLCGVYTHEIAETKVMQVLTKAKDNGFPLKATMEEE; this is encoded by the coding sequence ATGGCAACTGATACAATATATGAAGTTTCACAAGATTTAAAACTACAGTATCCAAAAAAATATAAAGTTTATCTTTTAAATGACGACTATACTACTATGGATTTTGTGATCGACGTGCTGATGAATATCTTTCGTAAAAGTTATGAAGAAGCACAAGATATAATGTTAGAGGTACACAAAAAAGAGAGAGGTCTTTGTGGTGTTTATACACACGAAATCGCAGAGACGAAAGTGATGCAAGTGCTCACTAAAGCTAAAGACAATGGTTTCCCTTTAAAAGCCACTATGGAAGAGGAATAA